Sequence from the Abditibacteriota bacterium genome:
TCAGGCTCAGCTCACTCAATGACAAAAGGACCTACGTTCAGAGCCTTATAGGCGAGATATTCGACAAGGACATCAGACGGAGAGTGAAAATACAGAACAGAGCCGCCTTTGACAGCGTGATGAAATACGTCATCAACAACTTTGGCTGCGAGATGAGCATCGGCAATATCGCCGAGGGACTGGAGAAAAACGGCCTCCGCATCAAAAGAGAGACCGTCAGCAGGTATATCAATGCTCTCACCGGCGCAAAGATCCTGATGCCCTGCGACAGATTTGACATGAAGAGCAGAAGATCCCTCGGAGGCAACAAAAAATACTACCTGGCCGACCTGTCTTTATATTTTGCCCTCAACACAGACAACCGCATAAACTACGGGCCCGTGCTGGAAAACATTGTGTACTGCTACGCCGCAGGTATGGACTACATGATCAGCACCGGAAGAATAGGACCGCTGGAGTGCGACTTTGTGATGAGGGACAATGAGATGAATTATTCCTACGTGCAAGTGGCATACACCATAGCGGACAGCAAAGACACGGAAGAACGGGAATACAGAGCCCTGGAAAGCATCGCCAGAGACAAATACCCCCGGTACCTGCTGACCTGCGACCGGCTGACCCAGCGCAGAAACGGCGTCATACACGCCAGCCTGACAGACTTTATCGCGGCAGGCCGCCGCTTTTAACCGCAACAACCCCGTCACTTCGGCGACAAGAGCGCTTTGTCCCGTTTGTTCAAAACGTCATCTCGGCGACAAGCCGTCAGGCTTGGCGGTAAGAGATCTCCTTCAAACGAACCGCGAGC
This genomic interval carries:
- a CDS encoding ATP-binding protein; the encoded protein is MDIDIRTDLYKREKYLSRIRGFYHECEIIKVLTGVRRCGKSSVMNLICAELLESGVSKDNILYLNLDKRPLRHIDTAGALDALVAEHAGGKGTKYLFIDEVQNVKGFEQVINAWREEGDFSIFITGSNSYLLSGELTTRLTGRYIECGILPLSFDEYLSFKDFFGLQVSRDLTAELRNFIYEGGFPYAVRLSSLNDKRTYVQSLIGEIFDKDIRRRVKIQNRAAFDSVMKYVINNFGCEMSIGNIAEGLEKNGLRIKRETVSRYINALTGAKILMPCDRFDMKSRRSLGGNKKYYLADLSLYFALNTDNRINYGPVLENIVYCYAAGMDYMISTGRIGPLECDFVMRDNEMNYSYVQVAYTIADSKDTEEREYRALESIARDKYPRYLLTCDRLTQRRNGVIHASLTDFIAAGRRF